Proteins co-encoded in one Epinephelus moara isolate mb chromosome 11, YSFRI_EMoa_1.0, whole genome shotgun sequence genomic window:
- the tyms gene encoding thymidylate synthase, with product MPATTEIHIADGCKMEEKTQPPPPEEKKNLGVFCDERGYLDQIEYIMQNGRKKGDRTGTGVLSVFGVQGRYSLKDQFPLLTTKRVFWRGILEELLWFIKGSTNAKELSEKGVKIWEANGSREFLDNAGFTEREEGDLGPVYGFQWRHFGAEYTNMHADYIGQGVDQLQKVIDTIKKNPEDRRIIMCAWNPKDLPLMALPPCHALCQFYVCDGELSCQLYQRSGDMGLGVPFNIASYALLTYMIAHITGLKPGDFVHTLGDAHIYLNHIEPLKVQLQREIRPFPKLKILRTVESINDFRAEDFEICDYNPHPTIKMQMAV from the exons ATGCCCGCCACTACAGAAATACACATAGCAGACGGCTGTAAAATGGAGGAAAAGACTCAGCCGCCGCCACcggaagagaagaagaacttAGGTGTTTTCTGTGATGAACGCGGGTACCTGGATCAGATCGAGTACATCATGCAGAACGGCCGCAAGAAGGGGGACCGCACCGGGACAGGAGTCCTCTCTGTGTTTGGTGTTCAGGGCAGATACAGTCTGAAAG ATCAGTTTCCCCTGCTGACGACCAAGAGAGTGTTCTGGAGAGGGATCCTTGAAGAGCTGCTGTGGTTTATTAAG GGGTCAACAAATGCCAAGGAGCTCTCAGAGAAAGGGGTGAAGATTTGGGAGGCCAACGGTTCCCGGGAATTCCTGGACAACGCTGGgttcacagagagagaggagggcgACCTGGGGCCGGTGTACGGTTTCCAGTGGAGGCACTTTGGTGCCGAGTACACAAACATGCACGCAG ATTACATAGGACAAGGTGTCGACCAGCTGCAGAAGGTCATCGACACCATCAAAAAGAATCCAGAGGACAGACGGATCATCATGTGCGCCTGGAACCCCAAAG ACCTGCCCCTCATGGCTCTGCCCCCCTGCCACGCCCTGTGTCAGTTCTACGTGTGTGACGGCGAGCTGTCGTGTCAGCTGTACCAGCGCTCTGGTGATATGGGCCTGGGGGTGCCTTTCAACATCGCCAGCTATGCACTTCTTACGTACATGATCGCACACATCACAGGACTCAAG CCTGGTGACTTTGTTCACACTCTGGGAGACGCTCACATCTACTTGAACCACATCGAACCTCTTAAAGTACAG CTGCAGAGGGAGATCCGCCCCTTCCCCAAGCTGAAGATCCTGAGAACAGTGGAGAGTATCAATGATTTCCGTGCAGAGGACTTTGAGATCTGTGACTACAACCCTCATCCCACCATTAAGATGCAGATGGCTGTTTAA